Part of the Candoia aspera isolate rCanAsp1 chromosome 1, rCanAsp1.hap2, whole genome shotgun sequence genome, ATGATCCTGAAACaagtatttttataataaaatacaaaggtTAGTAGTACAATAAGCTAAATGCTTCTGTAGAAATAGACCTGCTGCATGTGTGGTTAGATTTTATGTTCCACTGGGGTTTTTTGCTGTGTTTCCTAGAATAGAATGGGCAGGGCAGATTAGACAAACTAACAGAGATGGCTGGATTTATGAACTATTACAGATGTTTTTATCTCtgcattaataaaataatttcctaTTTGGACCTTAAAGAATCTTATGAATCGATATGGTCTACTTTGagctgctgtttttttaaaaaataattgtttgtggATTGTTTTCTGAAGAACAAAACTACATACAGTAAATCCCTGTTCTTGGTGATTggtagatttgtttgttttggtgagAATTATTAGTGGAAAAGTGGATGAATGGAGTTCAATCTTTTACAACCACCTGCCTTTTCTGCTCAAAATGGCCCCCAAATCAACTGTGTTTTGGCTTGTGATGTTCAGGATAGGTATATGTTTTCAGCTATATAAAGCAACAAATTCAGATTCCTATTTACCTTGGCCTTGGCTAAATCACTCTTTGAGATTAACCTACTTCATAAATTGCACTGATCTTGTTTTCTTGAGGGAAGACCTGAATAAGCATAATCAGTGTCAATACCTGTTGAATGCTCATTCATGGTAAGAATTTTGTGTTCTTTTCACTAACTGTTCCTAGCAATTAGTACTTGCTTATAAGCGGCAGGCCATAAAATAGGCTATCAATGTGTACTCACATTAGTGTATGGAAGGTGAATGTATCAACTAAGAACTTTCCTTTTTGTCATGtcctctttttattctttgcCATGTCTTCCTATTCCTACTATCTCTTGAGAATTGTCCTAATTACTCTGCCTTATGACTTTGAATGGGCATATTGTTGTTGCAACGAACTCTGGGAATGAGTTGTGATAATTGTGATGGTCACCAGAAGCATTGATTGCAAACTAAAACTCAGCAGCAACTGTTCTTTTAGGAAAGATTTCTGGCTTTTCAGTTATGAATCTAAAAGCAAGatatattgaaaaataaaacctGCTACAGGGTATATTAGATGACCACTTTCAGAGGTGAAGATTGAGGTTTTGGCTCACCATTCATCACTAATCTCCTTCATAGTAAGAAGACAAAAGCGCACATTCTTGTTGCATTTCAGTGTGTGTTGAAATGCAGTGGTCCTATGGGACTGGTTTACTATATCTTTTAATAGGATTTATTGCTTAAAAGTTGGGATCAcggtttctgttttcctttgcagTCTGTCCACAGCCATCCAAACCTGAGAATGGAGGTTACAAATGTCATCCAACACCTTGCAAAGATCCACTGACATCTGACAGTGTCATAGAGTATTTCTGTGACAAAGGCTACCTGTTAAAAGGAGAATATAAATATTTGACTTGCAAGAATGGCAAGTGGAATCCAGAACTGGGGGTTACCTGTAGACTTAGCCAAGGTCAGTATGTCTGAGTGTGAATATGCTCACTTTTGTTTTCTGTGCTGTTGTTTTTGTCCAGTATtttcagatacaggtagtcctcacttaactaccacaactgggactggaattttggttgctaagcaaagtggtcagtaaggaaatctgacctgatttaaCAACcgtttttgtggcggttgttaagcgatTCACGGCAGCCATTAAGCGGACCATGTGGTCAtgaagcgaatcatgcagttccccaatgattttgcttgatggttgggaaagtcgaaaatgtcaatcacatgaccgcaggacactgcagtgatcgtaaatgtgaactggttgccaagcacccaaattgtgatcacgtggccttggggatgctgcaacagttgtaagtgtgaggactgatcacaCATCAGTTTCTCCagtaccatcgtaagtctgaaccgtcactaaacaaatggtcattaagcaatgaCTATACTGGCATAAAGTCAGTATCTAGTTACACTTTAGGAAAATATTGGGATAAATTTTCTCTAAAGAGAAATCTTCATTCCAAACTTATTTCAATCCTCTACCAATTTagctattatacagtatattccccGTGTAATTCAGGAAACTGTAGTttgcagagatacagaaaatattgCCTAATATCTCtggagtttttggatttggcttggtttaggatgctcacagtttcccagttgaaactatggttgagtttgtccaaggctcagagagcaccaaggactccatagtttcaactgggaaactgtgagcttcCTGAAccaaacaaaatccaaaaacgccagagaattcctggaagcctggcactcagacagagcagccatcaacagacacatagaagtaaacaacatttacttaccattcagaagagacaatagaaaagccaaaagaccagtacacaaccttgccagcaatcaacacccagatatgcaaaaatcaacactaggattaacaccagatgaacaactaAACAGTACAATACactttaatcaaggaactattaactcagtcaatcaaccaagcagcaaacagcagcccaatcaaagaactcccaaggagagaacaacacccccaccaacacaagcagggcaagccactatatataaccagagagcaaggccctctccccgttcccactgaagatgttgcctcgtctggcagtgaaatgtccgcaagaaaacaacaaggctcagagagcaccaaggactccacagttcaaccctgagctacaagaaTTCCTTTCCCATGATATGAAGccaaaaaaaatatgaaaatatttatcATGTGGTTTTAATTGACCAGGAGGCActtgaaaagcagaaaaagaggaGTATATGTCATTTAATAGAAATGTATGGAAAGAAACAAATTCCCGGAAGACCAGATGAGTGCTGAAGCTGAAATGTTGATGTATACATGTTCAGTGGAAAAACCAAGCTTGGGCCTTTATCTtctcaaaaacaacaactttAACATAATAAGAAAAATACCAATCTCCTTATTGTCAAGCTTTGACTTTGCAATGGAATCTTCCCACAACATTCTGCCTATAGTTTCCAGAGGTGCTGATTTAGTCATACAGTCATAGTCAAAAATATAATTCAGCTGCTTATTTTCTCCCCTGgaataaaataaacttcagaaTGTAATCTTGAATATATTCATTATGGTTTTGGCTTGCATATGATTTTAAATTCAGTTAACACTAgaccagaggcctgggagctaTCAGACAGCTAATATAGCCTGgaacttcagttgaaaggaaTGTGACTTGACTACCAGGTAGAGTCTCTCTCAGGATGTCTCTCTCTGAATGTGTTTGCAGCAGGCTTCACCCAAACCAGGCTTCTCTGAGAAGAAAGCTGCCTAGGCAAACTGCTACTGTCAGGGCTGAGTTTATTCAGGAATCCTGCTTTAGTAATGGGAAACAGCTGCTTCCTGAAGAGAAACCATTGactgttttttgtttggttggttttgcAGATAAAGGTGCTCCTCCAAGCGTAGGAGTACCCACCTTATCCATAGTGGCTACTACAGCAAGTTCAGTCGCTCTCATCCTTCTCCTAGTTGTATTGTTCGTTTTGCTACAACCAAAACTAAAGTCATTTCATCATAGCAGGTGAGCTCTTCAGAATTTGTGGGGATCTCTTCAGTTAGAgggattttttcctcttttttttctgtgcTTGATGTTAAGCAGAAGAGGTTATTGTGACTACTTTGTATTAGATGAAGTCAAGATTAGCTGCTGGGGTGGATACTGCTGCTCACTTTAGTAAAGTTCTAGGACTAGAGTGGTATGTACACCTGGCTCTATGTCTAAAGTAGCCTAACCCATGCAACTTTAATGGCCAGTGTTCACACACTGCATGGTACAGTTGACATAACTGCAGAATGGCCGGAGAGATAGCACAAGAGTTATACCAACTGTGCtgcaaacagctaaaaaaaaGGAATAGACCCTGGTGTTGGTGGTAGAAGCTATTTGGGAAGATGTTATCAGCTGTGTTTTGAGAGGCAGATGTTTGTGCATGTAAATTGGATGGGGAAACCTGTTCAGATATTGCTAGGTCCCAGCATCCCCAGCTATGCTAGCCAAAGATGAAGAATGctgtaagtttatttttattttattttatttattttctatcctgcctttattatttttataaataactcaaggcagtgaacatacctaatactcctccctcctcctattttccccacaacagcaaccctgtgaggtgagttgggctgagagagagggactggcccaaggtcacccagctggctttcatgttgTTCAGTAATATCTAGAAAGCTTCAGATTCCTCACTCTTGATGTAAATGCTTATAAGTATGGTGGCATATGCCGCTTTAACTTGTTGACCCAGAgccatgcatttttttcctggttgCTCCTTGCTattttctttcaggttttccctccagtcttttttttttacacttcagGAACTCATTCTGTTAGGCGATTTATTTCCTTGGGAAAACTATCTGCTTTTTGATCTTGAAGATAATAATCATGAATCCTATTGTGATGGAATAACTGGATTTTATGGTCCAATACAGATTTGATCATGTTCTATTTTTATTGGCTTTATGGAAACATTAGGTGCATTGTTCCTCATAGGTCCTAATTATGGAGGTCTCTTCTAGTAggaattttatctaaggcttgTTGGAGGGATTCAAAGTACCCAAACTAAAAGATTGTATTTTTCAGGGTTCCTGTGTGGTCAAGCCAGGCACCACCACCAGAGTCACCTCTGTTACTCAGTAGCCAAAAGAACCTCTAGCCTTCCTTCCATTCTAGGAGCTTGGGAGAAGGGATCTGTGCATTATTTGCTCCCTGCCTGCTTCATGGTTCCAGTGCTGGGAAGAGGCCTTGAGTTTCTTGAGCTCACAAACTGTTGTCACTTTGTTTACTCTGGCAAACAAAATGTGGAAACTGCACTTTGAGGGAAGAGGGGGTTTTGTAAACAGGCTTAATTAGCCTGGAGATTTCATTGATGTTAAAATAAACAGTTATCACAACTGAAAGTAGGTATTTTTGTAGTCCAGGTGACACTCTGTGGGTCAAGTCCTTGGTTCCCTTGTGTATTATTCACTGAGATAACGAAAAGGGAATCATTTCCTGCAATCCTACTtgtctaatttttaaaacaattggcCAGAATTTCAAACAGAGTAGGCAcacatagtatttttttttccctcctatgTCTATACCTGAAGATGGAAAAAACTTGATTCAGGATAGCAGTGTCTCTCAGTGAAGACTGTAATGCCCTTCTCCATACAACTTGAAGGTTGCATTCCCATCATATCACACAGAAATTATTCATTGAATAAAATTATCAAAATTTCTATGGTGTTTTCTTTGGGTGGGTGAGTAAGACTATGGTAACACTATTTTGTTTCTTCATGGCTAATTCCCATGGAAGGTATGCCCCATCTGTTCTGCCTTGAATGAGTCTTCCATAAGCCTCTTGCATAAGAAGCTATGAAATTTAGGCTGTTGTTCAATCAATTCCAAATTTTCATGATCCAGTGGGATTGTTTATccataactgcttctttgagttctcaTAAGGTCGTGCTTGCAATATTAGTGATGGTCTCTAGCCATCTTGCCTTGTGCTGGCCTCTTTTTCTATTATCTTTGATTTttcaagcatcagggtcttctccaacaaCTCTTCCTTACAtgttatgtggccaaaatatttatttagtccTTCCAGTGAGCTGACTTGTTCTGCTTCCATAATGTCAAATAACTTGTTTTTCTTGCTATCCAGTGTGctctcaacaattttctctagCCCCACAGTTCAGTGACATTGGTTTTTcttgttcagcctttctgattgtccagccagggctgcaactagggtctgtgtcacccagggcaaacatggattccgtgcccatctTGGTGCCtgcccagcactcattttggcaccctccagtgctcattttggcgtcccccagcgcggcgcccagggcacatgccccacttgccctcccCAGTTGCGGCCTTGTGTCCAGCTTTTACAGCCGTACGTTAGGAGCAGGAAGACATGGCTCTGATAGAAGGTAATTTTGTTGGCAGCGTGATGTCTCTAAAAGTTTGTCTAGGTTTGTCATAGTCTCTCTCCCAAGCAGCTGATGCTCCTTTACTTCATGGTTACAGTAACCAACCCTGTGGATTTTTGAGCCCAAGAAGATagtcttttgctgctgctgcttcaccaGTTTGCATTGTTTATTCTTAAACATTCAGATAAAGTGGTCCAGAATACCCTTGTGTTTAATGGCTCTGTGCAGTTTGTTgcagtccacacagtcaaaggtcttagtataatcaataaaacaaaattcagtGGCTCTGGGGGACTTTCTTGCCTTTTCAATTATCCATCAAATGTGTGCAACACATGCAATTGTTTGGTAGTTTGAAAATCTTTTGGCACTGTCATTTTTTGGTTTTAAATACAGATTCATCTTTACAGTTCTCTGGCCACTGCTGTGTTTGCCATATCTGCTTATGAACTTTCAACAGCATTTTAACAATGTCATCCTTACAAGATACGAAACAGTTCTGTAGAAATTTCATAaattcctgcagctttcttgatAGCAGTATTTTCTAGGGCCCATTTAACTTCACTTTCCAAAATGTCTGACTCTACACACTTTACTGTGTCATAAATCAAATGGCCCTGTTTGAAGTAGACTTTTATAAATTGTATTCACTTTTCAGATTTTGCCCAGTTTTGTGAAATGTGTTTGGTTGTAGGAAATCCAGATCAGTGtctggagatttttaaaattctcttttctGTACTGTTTGGCAAAAAAACAGACTATATATAGTGATAGTGTTGCCAGTCAGTCTACCAGTTGTTAGATAGTTGCTTGGTACATAGAGCTTGGATGAAATAAAATCCTAAATATTTCTGGTCACGAAGTCTCTCTAAGCAGAATTAGATCTGTGACTCACAGTTTACCAAGCAGACAGTATCTATCAAGTTAGCCCATTGTTCTGACTCCAGCAGAGATAGCTAATCTATAGAAATCTAACAATTTATAAGTATATAAAAGAACTAATGCTTCCTTAACTGACTGTGGGCTCATGATAGCATGAGGAAATTGATTATCAATAAAGccattctgtttctctctttatTTAATACTAGTGTAATTTGCCATTGAAATGTAATTCCCGTACCATATCTAACCTCTCTTCCATAATTTGTATTTTCATCTATGTTCAGTATTTAGCCATAGTGCAATAATTATTAGCTATTATTAGAATGAGGTAGAAGTCTTGTAATTCTGCCTCAGCTCAGTTATGAATTTACCAGGTGGTAATAAATTTTACATGGTCTGTTATTTCTTCTTCTATTCCTATCTTACACTGTTGGGATAAAAATTACTGAGAAAAGAAGAGATGCTTTTAGGATAAAATGTATTACATGTTATATTGTTGTATTTCCCTTTTCCTCagcaaaagagggggggggggttattcaTCTGCCCACTACAAGTCTGAAATATCCAAAGGGACTCTTGGCTCCCAGATTGGCTTGGCATTGCCATAGTGCTATAGTTGGTTtgacaagatggcagccaaaccactcccatttttcttccaaaacctAGAGCTGGGATGGGACAGATCTCACCATACAGTGACTATAATGATCCCTACCTATTTCTGCAGCTTCAGCCTGGAAACAAGGCTGAGTCTCCTCATGCTTGCCAGCTAGTAGTGGCATATTGACCGTGGATAGTGCTTTTAAAGCCTAATACTGTCTGTGAGGGAAAAATTGTAATGAAACAATGGGAATGCAACGTTCTAAAATAACACATTCATCAAACTTAATGTGATGTTAAATGCATAAAGGGCACCTGGAAGCATATCATGGGGATATATCAACCAGAACTAGTGAGAAGAGCCTAGCCCCTCAGTATTAAATAAGAAGAGTTCATCTCAGCATAATTTTTGTTCAGGAATTTGCTTTTAGTTCAGACCTCAGTTAACAGTAACTTCACAAGCACATCCACCTTAGGAGGGAAAATTTATGCTGCTCATTAAAGAATTGGCTTACCTTACTGAAAATAATCCTGAGATCAACCATAACCTGATCTACCTTAGGCTTATTAAAGCCTTTTCCCATTTGATGTCCTACAGATACATTGGctttttttgtgtgtctgtgtgtgccttcgagtcagtgttgactcctggtgactacctggacaagtccatgcagttttcttggcaaggtttcagaagtgatttgccattgcctccttcctagagctaagagagagtgcctggcccaatgtcacccagctggcttcatgcctaacatggaactagaactcacagtttctagcctggtgccttaaccactacaccaaactggctctcacattggCGCTGCAGATTGCTAAATATCCAGTGGCTATGCTGGTTTGAAATAATGCTCAAGAATTCTGAAAATTGCAGTCCTAATACATTTGGAGGAAACTGGAGTGAAGAAGTGGTTTATTACCAGTGCCTTTACCTCTGAATGAACAGTGAAACAAATAGGATTGCTAATTCTGTAGATGTTATTGCTCTGTAAAATGTTGCTTATGTCATTGTGCTTAAACATCTCTTTAAAATCCAAACACAGGCGTGATCAAGGTGTTTCTGGGGACCAGGTTTCTATTATGGTCGATGGAGTTCAGGTAGCTTTGCCATCTTATGAAGAAGCTGTCTATGGCAGTGCTGGAAACTGCATACCATCCTCAGATACGCGGATACAGATTGTCCTTTCAGAAGGAACTGGACAGAGTGAGGCAGGGGAAATGGAACAGCCACCACCAGACCACGTGGGTCCCAGCTGCTTTATTAGGGAGGATGAAATCCCTGGACGTTCTGGATTGTGTGAAGCTGGCAGCTCTCACCACTCAGAAACTGTTCTAGTGCATCAGGCTACCACGTCTTCCTGGGTGGCGGGCACATTTAGTAGTAAACCCAGGCACAAAGAGACTTCAGACTCAGAAAACAGTGATGTACAAAGCCTTTCGTCGCTTGCTTCCTCAGAGGAGTATATGGATGGTAAGTAACGTGAAATAAGTCTTGCATCTGGATTCCTAATAACTGGAATAAAAATGTCCATAAATCCTAGTATTTCCATTTATTCCTTCAATTGAGAAATTATAAAGAGTAGCACCGTCTTCAGAAAATAACACTGTTAATCTTTTtgctatatccatccatccaatttatatcagCACCCATTtcaatatatgactctgggtggctcacaaataattacaatataaaatataaaaaacaaaatacagcaagttaaaaacaatataaaaccataTAATAAAATTCACAGCCGAAGTAGCCACATCCATCCATAACTTATCAATACAGCCATTGCACAGGCTCTACCACACTTGGGGCACCACACccattggcaaaaccatgttttcaggcccttgtgaaaagccagcagaAGCTGCACAGGCTCTGTTTGGagtagtgcaatcccatccagaacaacAGATGGAACGTCCCCAAAGCCAGGGGGCCCCCgagacccaaagccactcagtcttgcttgggttgagctgaagccttttgttccccatccaaaaccCTCAGCCTCCAGACATTGAGACAGGACCTCCACGACATCACTCAGTAGGCCTCAGGTGGAGATGTAACGCTTGGGGTCATTGGCATACTCATGGTTCCTCACCCCGTGCTGTTGGATAATCTCACCTGTTAGGGTCATGTATAcgttaaacaggagcagagaaagtaccaaatcctgcagcaccccacacagcaATCTCCTTTCTCATATACTCTCCCTAACAATTCAATAGGGTTGCCCATTAATAGACTGAATTGCAGTTTCATCTGTATGACACATAAGCatacaaaccaaacaaaaaccctAATCTTGGGTTCAGGATTTAGTAGTAAAGGGTTCTAAAGGTGCATAATTTATTTCAGCTGTAGTTTTTCTGACATATTTTGGTATGGACGTTGGGAATGCAAAACTAAACGTTCATGCATGTTAAATTCAAGGATGCTTTGCTACCTATTGAAGAAGGCAGCTTACATTGCTTAGGCCTTCCTCCCTTACCCTCTGCAGCACTTCTGTGTTACAGGGTACCTCCTTACCACTGAGCCGTTTATGCTAGTTGAGCTGGACAGTGTTTCTTCAAGTTGGCCACAAAAACCTGCAGTGATCTGTCACCTCAGTTGtgccccttttcttccttggtgcattttcttttcaaagtgaggggaaaaaacagttttctttaaaaaaaaaaaaaaaaaaaaaaacttagccaGCCACTGTGTAAGAGAGTGGCAAAGCCACCCCACAGAATGACTGGATTGGTTTAGATGGTGGTGGCATGGTACCTTACCTCCAGGAAGGAGGTGGGAGAAAGAATCCCAGGAGGTGACAGAAGGGGGAAGTTCCTCCGGTGGAAATCTGCCTACTCTACAGCTCCAGATGATATGTTGCACAATTATTTGACGGTGTTTCCTCTAGAGTAGGAGTTCAGTTGACATAGGGCAAGATCGGTCTCTGACTGGTATAGCTCTCACTGGTAAAAGGAGTCTTAGTCTGATCCCAAGATTAGGAAGAATGAATAAGCTCTGTTCTCTTGTCTGAATCAATCCAAAGAAGCTCTTAATATTAGAGACTCCAGGGCTTTTCTAAGGAAAAGGCCTTGCAAAACCCCAGCCAGTGAAAGTTTTAAGGAATGTCAAGCTTTTATAGAAACTTGGCCTGGTTAAATAAGAACTTTGGTAAATTAAATGGACTTAATGGACTTGTCAGACCCTTTATCAGGGCTGTGCTGGGTTGCTTTTGAAACTTGGAACCTGACACAAAGGTTAtttaacttttttcccctttccctttttttttttttttttgcttctctctcAATTCAGATATTCCATTGTTGAAAGAGGCATGAGGCTTACGGCATTCATCTAGTCTACACTCTCTGCTTTCCTTCTCGGGATGATGAGCACTCCATGCTGGCTTCCCCTTCCCTGAAGTGCTGCACCCTGAATATTTCCAGAAAATAGCCCTTGGTTGAAGATCCAGAAGATGCCACCAAGACACCACCATCGGTGCATCAGTGGGGTGCCCAGGGCATCCGCTGTCTTCTCTATCTCATTCTATAAGCATTAAAGGGGGGCTTCAGAGATGTTTATAGACTCAAGTTCCCCCAGCCTCTCCTCTTTCCCAGCCAGATGATTTTGAGTACAGTCTCTGGAGAGTTGCTATTTACTTGTGCCTTGCTCCTTCTCACGCTGGCTTGTTGCAACTTCTCATGGGCCTTGCTAGCTTCTGGACTTCTGCTCAGAAAGCAGGGTCAAACCACAGCTTGCTTTGTTTGGTGCAGATAGTTTTGTTCTATTTATTAACTACATTATGAAGGCAAGATGGAATGCCTTGAGATGGCCTGAGGGGGAGGGCGTTTGTAGGAGTCATACATACTGGTTGTAGACCTCAGGTGTTGAAAATTGTATAATCCATAATGTACTGCACATCAACATGTTAATAAGCAGTGCTGGCTGTGTTAAAGGGAATTGCTACTggccattttagaaaaaaaaaagcttaggctgctccttgttttttgttttccccatGGGTGAAGTGATTGTACATCTCATATATATGCATTCATTCTTTCCTTTATTCATTCCCACCACACACACTAGGACATTCTTTATCTCTCTGAACGTGCTGTGGCATACATTTAGGGCTGTCTTGCTGCAGAAGGCTTTGAGAAATTCCCTTGTATGTAGCCAGATTTAAGAACACTTGCATGGTCTAGCCCATGTCCTCACCCTATCAGCAATACCATCCAAAGCCTTTCATCTTTGAGTATATGATTGGTTCTCTTTCAAATATCAACAGAGTGTCAGTTTGTTGTGTTTGAGTAGCATTATCACATGTCAATGCATATCTGTGTCAGCTCACAACAGAGTAATTTCAGCATTGCTACTTTATCTTGTTGCTGTGGTTGATTTCTGTCCTTGTGGAGGTATTTCCAGGGCCTGCATTTTTAACCCTTTCCTCAGCTAGCaactattaatttaaaatattgatcATGGTTAGCAAGTATTTAGCTTTTTAAATTGGTATGTCCAATTTGCCTTGAATGAGTTAGTGATAGCCTGCCTTAAAAAAGAGCCATGCTGCTGTCTTGTCCAGATGCAAGATCCTCCCCTCCTTGACAcgctttattttttatgttgccTTCTGCATGCTACTTCCACTTAGAAACTTCTTACTATGCAGGGAACATGCTTGTTTACCTCACGTCCTTTCGCACAAGTCTGCTTTTGCTCTTGTTTTTCTAGCTATCTGTGAACAATGTTTCTTGATGACATTACAGAAGTACTGATTCCATAGCTTTTTTTCAAGTGAATCTCCCAAATCAAGACTTTTTGTGTGATTTCCCAAAGACTTGTACAATAGAAGTAGAAGTACAACAACTTAAGTACCAGTTCTCCATCTTGTCCCAGCCCTGGGGACAGGCCAACTATAGGCATTACTGGGAATGGGAAATAGCTTTTGCCTCTTTGGATGACTGCCCATAATCCCTGGCTTTAGATGGTCTGCACAAGCTCAGAACTTTGAGCATTCCTGTGAGTATTCCTGACAAAAGCTGAGAATTGAAAACAAATACTCAGAAAATCACAGATTTCATTTtatcaaataataaaagcaaagtatCTGACCTTTGTGAATATAGCCTTGCAAATTTGTAGGGTGATGTATACAACAATCTTAAGGTGTACAGTAGAATTTGCTGTGGTAGTGTAACAAAACTTTAGAACTCTGCATGGTTCTTCATCCTTCAGGATGTGCAGAAGTACTGAGTAAACCAATAATTTGCTTGCTTTTAATAATATGACAGAGGCAAACAATTCTGAATTTTCCTGGGGCCTGATTCTGGTAGCAATATATAATGCCTTGGCTTTGATTCTGCTCTCTTGTAAATGAACAGATACGTGTCTTATATTTGGGGTCTCGTTACACAGAAGAGGTTCCAGTAGCAATTAGCAAGCAAAAGGTATGCAGGAAGATCTAGCCATAACTAATGTTATACAGGGACTAAtaaggctgtgcaaatcctttgaaagagctGCTTCCAGACACAAGCCTGTGTACAAAACAGCTCTTCTTCAATGCTGAAACAGCCTTTTTCCCAAGATTGTGCTGCTGCTTCAGAAGATGCTTCCAGCTAtctctgccttttttcccccatgcAGCTGCTTTAGCGATTTGAAAAGAAGAGCTTTGAATGAGGTCCCCCAAATTTAGAAGCACTTCTTTTGAAGGAATTTTACAGTCCTAATGGCTAGGGGCATACAGTTTCCTCAACCAAGTAACCACAATAATGTTTATCATGCTGTATAGacccagctattgtggtttgtaaatgtCGATGAATGGTTTACCATGGTTTGTGAATTCAGCCAAATATCtagtttattcaagaaaccaAGATTAAGTAAACCGTGGCTTAGTGCAGTGGTAAATATTTTGGTCAGGATGGAGATGTCTCAAAATATAGAGTGACATTTATCTAATGCTGGTTTCTTTTCTGGACTCATATGACTGAATTGGCCTTGGATCACTCAGCTGTGCAGTTTTTAAACCATTGTGTTTTATGTAAGAACTCTGAAATAACATATTTGCATTCCATCAGGCAGAATTTATAATCCAGTCTTTACATACAAAAAGAAGGGTTTTGGTGGAGCACATC contains:
- the SUSD6 gene encoding sushi domain-containing protein 6, producing the protein MCHGMVEAKSTTTSRLLALISHGIFFPFLIFSSCMVEGLDSFCPQPSKPENGGYKCHPTPCKDPLTSDSVIEYFCDKGYLLKGEYKYLTCKNGKWNPELGVTCRLSQDKGAPPSVGVPTLSIVATTASSVALILLLVVLFVLLQPKLKSFHHSRRDQGVSGDQVSIMVDGVQVALPSYEEAVYGSAGNCIPSSDTRIQIVLSEGTGQSEAGEMEQPPPDHVGPSCFIREDEIPGRSGLCEAGSSHHSETVLVHQATTSSWVAGTFSSKPRHKETSDSENSDVQSLSSLASSEEYMDDIPLLKEA